From the Chitinophagales bacterium genome, the window TTTCGGGCTGCTCTTCTTTAGATGGTTGCACCTGTGGCAGATCGCTTTTTAAATAAGCAATAATGGCTTGTAGGTCGTAATCGCTTAGGTTGGGGTATTTGGGCATGTAAGTGGGCAAGTAAGAACCATCGGGGCGGCAGCCTGTACGAAGCAAATAAGCAATATCTGCAGCACTCCATTTGCCAATGCCTATTGCGGAATCTTGAGTAATATTGCGGGAGTATATTTCTCCAAATTCTTTGGCAAGGTCGGTTTGTTTTCGCCCGCTAAGTTTACCATCGCTTCCCAAGTGGCAAACATTACATTGTACGGCAGCAATCTTGGCACCGTGAGCAATTAGTTCGGGAGTGGGAGTGGCGGCATTAAAAGTAAACGACTCTTTTTCATAAGTAGGTAAGCTTGAAAAAGAAATATACGATGCGCCAGTGCCTATTAGAATAAGTAAAACAAGCAATAGCAATCCTAAGATTTTCAATAGTTTTCGCATGGTGAATTATTTGTATGCAAAAGTAAGAAATGAATTATTGCATGCAATGTGTAAGGCGTGCAATTTCTTCGGGATGCAACGTGAGCGCAAGCGCGTATTTGGTGAAAGTTTGGTTTGCAACTTTTTCAATAAACAAAAATGCGGGGTCGTGATATTGTACATGGCTTACTTTACCTTCGGAAATTGTAATAGAGAAGTATTGATTGGAGAGTTGGGTTTGTGGTGAGCGTCCAAAGCGCCACGAGTAGTCTTCGTATTTTTCGCGCTGCAATATTTTTACGGCTTCTATTGCTTGGGGTTGGAGTAGCTGTTGCTGTTGTGTAAGTGTAGCCGCAAGTTCTTTTTTTACCTGCATTACACTATTTAGTTTTGGGTTAAACATAGCAATATTGGCAACGCTACTGCGCACGGAACTAACTGCCTTAGTGCTTATGGTATAGGTGTTTTCTTTTAGTGCAGCACTTATTTTTTGTAAATCGGCATGTACTAAAAGTGTACCGTGGCTAATGATATTTTTTCTATCGGTAAACTGTGCATTACCCGAAATTTTTTTGCCGTTGGCTATTAAGTCATTTCTAGCGTTAAACGTTGCGGGAATGCCATTGGCTATTAAATACTGGCGTATTGGCTCGTTGAAGTAGCGATAGTTGTTTACTTTCTTTTCTTCGAACTTAGAGATAAAAGCAAAATTCAAATTGCCTGCATCGTGAAAAACTGTACCGCCTCCGCTTACTCTGCGCACTACTTTTTCGGCTTCGTTCCACCAAAAATTAAAGTTCAATTCCTTGTAAATACTTTGGTTTTTGCCTACTACGGCACAACTGTTGTTTACATACAGTATTAAATAGTCACTTTCGGCACAATCGCAATGGCGCACCAGCCATTCTTCTAAAGCGGCATAAAAAAAAGGCGATTCTCCTTCAGGAACTTCAATAAGTGTAAGCACTTTTAGTATCGAAGTTTTTCAGAAACCGGAGCAGTATCTGTGCGGTAATACATATACATAAACAAGGCGCTAGATGCGGTAAGAATATGCCAAATGGCATGGCCTTGCAGCCAGCTTTCGGGAGAGCATATTATGTGCGACCGATCGAGCATCCATATAGTAAAACCGCTTGCTAAGCATACAAAGCCACCGATTATGTAATTTGAAAATGCTGCCGATTTTTTAATGAATACTTCATAATAGAGATGGCTTGCAAGCACCAATAAAATCATGATTGGAAAAACGGTATTGATATTGAGCGTAGCCCAAGCAGTATAAATTAGTACAAAGAAAATGGCAGCAACAATTAAGCCCGTTACATGAAAACTTTTCCATTTCCCGAATAATTTAATGGTAGGAAAAATTCGGTATAAACTAAAAACTAGAATGGTTAGAACCAAAGCGTACATGCCCATTTGATCGTGCTTTTGGAATACAGATGTGAGCGATG encodes:
- a CDS encoding cytochrome c, which translates into the protein MRKLLKILGLLLLVLLILIGTGASYISFSSLPTYEKESFTFNAATPTPELIAHGAKIAAVQCNVCHLGSDGKLSGRKQTDLAKEFGEIYSRNITQDSAIGIGKWSAADIAYLLRTGCRPDGSYLPTYMPKYPNLSDYDLQAIIAYLKSDLPQVQPSKEEQPESAPSFLTKFLCRVAFKKLEYPSQPIEMPDTNNLVAYGRYLALGRYDCWTCHSQDFKTLNFTEPEKTPGFFCGGNTMFTLNGNEIYTANITQDEKTGIGTWTEEDFKNALVSSKRKDGKPVRYPMLPYAGLPDSEVKALWQYMRTIPAISNEVNRQWDKEDL
- a CDS encoding lipoate--protein ligase, with translation MLTLIEVPEGESPFFYAALEEWLVRHCDCAESDYLILYVNNSCAVVGKNQSIYKELNFNFWWNEAEKVVRRVSGGGTVFHDAGNLNFAFISKFEEKKVNNYRYFNEPIRQYLIANGIPATFNARNDLIANGKKISGNAQFTDRKNIISHGTLLVHADLQKISAALKENTYTISTKAVSSVRSSVANIAMFNPKLNSVMQVKKELAATLTQQQQLLQPQAIEAVKILQREKYEDYSWRFGRSPQTQLSNQYFSITISEGKVSHVQYHDPAFLFIEKVANQTFTKYALALTLHPEEIARLTHCMQ
- a CDS encoding ceramidase domain-containing protein encodes the protein MSKISIRVKWQVLRTRLYLEHLKWRNFLASGIIFILLVAALITCYTILGAENIWVTLAAASGNALHFCELNRVDALIKQPANTWSNLAYIPVGLVIISLGFADLKQGMERRKSDNFLVRYPILSIVFGFCTLYVGIGSFLYHASLTSVFQKHDQMGMYALVLTILVFSLYRIFPTIKLFGKWKSFHVTGLIVAAIFFVLIYTAWATLNINTVFPIMILLVLASHLYYEVFIKKSAAFSNYIIGGFVCLASGFTIWMLDRSHIICSPESWLQGHAIWHILTASSALFMYMYYRTDTAPVSEKLRY